One genomic window of Trichlorobacter lovleyi includes the following:
- the rbbA gene encoding ribosome-associated ATPase/putative transporter RbbA encodes MNGAATPRRHLTLPPVARLQGISLRYGKTVALTDISLELPAGCLVGVIGPDGVGKSSLFSLIAGSRAIQAGQVEVLGGSMASRRHRRNVCPRIAFMPQGLGKNLYPTLSVFENVDFFARLFGHERQEREHRIDELLQATGLAPFVDRPAGKLSGGMKQKLGLCCALIHDPDLLILDEPTTGVDPLSRRQFWELIEHIRAGRPGMSVLIATAYMEEAARFDWLVAMSAGQILATGAPQELLSQTNSTTLEEAFIALLPSAQRVGYRPVSIPPRQVEADDKAAIEAQGLTMRFGDFVAVDQVSFRIAQGEIFGFLGSNGCGKTTTMKMLTGLLPASAGEARLFGRPVDPRDIDTRRRVGYMTQSFSLYSELTVRQNLILHARLFSLAEAEIPARVASMAERFGLNQVMESLPDALPLGQRQRLSLAVAMIHGPEMLILDEPTSGVDPVARDAFWQIMVDLARQDKVTIFISTHFMNEAERCDRISLMHAGRVLVSDTPAALRAARGTATLEEAFIGYLEEAIDTAAPASTEAVTEPLDAVRAFNHSQPNIPAAQPGFFSLQRLFSYARREALELVRDPIRLTLALLGSVILMFVMGYGITLDVEDLTFAVLDRDQTALSRDYLLSLSGSRYFSERPALKSYADLDQRMRAGEISLAIEIPPGFARDLRRGSPVAVGAWIDGAMPQRAETIRGYVQGMHAQWLTALAREKLGVSATTAVASIETRFRYNPDVKSLVAMVPAVIPLLLMLIPAMLSALAVVREKELGSIVNLYVTPVTRLEFLLGKQLPYLALAMLSFLMLSLQAVFVFGVPLKGSFTALTAGAFLYVAVATAFGLVISTFMHSQIAALFGTAILTLVPAVQFSGLIHPVSSLEGAGAVIGRFYPTTYFLVITRGTFSKGLGFADLQASFVPLLLAVPLLLALAAALLRKQEL; translated from the coding sequence ATGAACGGAGCTGCCACACCACGCAGGCATCTGACTTTGCCGCCTGTAGCACGGCTGCAGGGGATCAGTCTGCGCTACGGCAAGACTGTGGCGTTGACAGATATCAGCCTGGAATTGCCGGCCGGCTGTCTGGTCGGTGTGATCGGCCCTGACGGCGTGGGTAAATCCAGCCTCTTTTCGCTGATTGCCGGTTCGCGGGCCATTCAGGCCGGTCAGGTAGAGGTGTTGGGTGGCAGCATGGCCAGCCGGCGACATCGTCGCAATGTCTGTCCTCGGATCGCCTTCATGCCGCAGGGGTTGGGTAAAAATCTCTATCCAACCCTCTCAGTTTTTGAAAATGTGGATTTCTTTGCTCGTTTATTCGGCCATGAACGTCAGGAACGCGAACATCGCATTGACGAACTGTTGCAGGCCACCGGACTGGCACCTTTTGTCGACCGGCCGGCTGGTAAGCTCTCCGGGGGGATGAAACAGAAACTGGGGCTCTGTTGCGCCTTGATCCACGATCCCGACCTGCTGATCCTGGACGAACCCACCACCGGTGTTGATCCCTTGTCGCGCCGCCAGTTCTGGGAGTTGATCGAGCATATCCGAGCCGGTAGACCCGGCATGAGTGTGCTGATTGCCACGGCCTACATGGAAGAGGCAGCCCGTTTTGACTGGCTGGTAGCCATGAGTGCCGGACAGATACTTGCCACCGGTGCGCCACAGGAATTGCTGAGCCAGACCAACAGCACAACACTGGAAGAGGCGTTCATTGCCCTGCTGCCCTCTGCACAGCGGGTGGGGTACCGGCCGGTCAGTATTCCGCCACGGCAGGTGGAGGCCGACGATAAGGCCGCCATTGAGGCCCAAGGCCTGACCATGCGTTTCGGTGATTTTGTTGCTGTTGATCAGGTCAGTTTCCGCATCGCCCAGGGTGAGATCTTTGGTTTTCTCGGCTCAAACGGCTGTGGCAAAACCACCACCATGAAGATGCTGACCGGCCTGCTGCCGGCCAGCGCAGGAGAGGCCCGGCTCTTCGGGCGACCGGTTGATCCCCGCGACATCGATACCCGCCGCCGGGTCGGCTATATGACCCAATCTTTTTCTTTGTACAGCGAGTTGACCGTGCGCCAGAACCTGATTCTGCATGCACGCCTCTTCAGTCTAGCGGAAGCGGAGATTCCTGCCAGGGTTGCCAGCATGGCGGAGCGCTTTGGCCTGAATCAGGTGATGGAGAGCCTGCCCGATGCCCTGCCGCTGGGGCAGCGCCAACGCCTGTCGCTGGCAGTGGCCATGATCCACGGGCCGGAGATGTTGATCCTTGACGAGCCGACCTCGGGGGTTGACCCCGTGGCCAGGGATGCCTTCTGGCAGATCATGGTTGACCTTGCCCGGCAGGATAAGGTCACCATCTTTATCTCGACCCACTTCATGAACGAGGCAGAACGTTGCGACCGGATCTCATTGATGCACGCTGGCCGGGTGCTGGTCAGTGATACACCGGCAGCGTTGAGGGCGGCTCGAGGTACAGCCACGTTGGAAGAGGCGTTTATCGGGTATCTGGAGGAAGCCATTGATACAGCCGCGCCTGCCTCCACTGAAGCCGTTACCGAGCCGCTCGATGCTGTTCGTGCCTTCAATCACTCACAGCCAAATATTCCAGCAGCCCAACCAGGCTTTTTTAGCCTGCAGCGCCTGTTCAGCTATGCCCGGCGCGAGGCGCTGGAGCTCGTGCGTGATCCGATCCGCCTGACCCTGGCGTTGCTGGGGAGCGTGATCCTGATGTTCGTGATGGGCTACGGCATTACCCTGGACGTGGAGGATCTCACCTTTGCCGTGCTTGACCGCGATCAGACCGCCCTCAGCCGAGACTACCTGCTCAGTCTTAGTGGTTCGCGTTATTTTAGTGAGCGTCCTGCCCTTAAAAGTTATGCTGATCTGGACCAGCGTATGCGCGCCGGTGAGATCAGCCTGGCAATTGAAATTCCGCCTGGTTTTGCCCGTGACCTGCGTCGTGGCTCACCGGTTGCTGTCGGTGCTTGGATTGATGGCGCCATGCCACAACGGGCTGAAACAATCCGAGGCTATGTGCAGGGCATGCATGCCCAGTGGCTGACAGCGCTGGCTCGGGAAAAGCTCGGTGTGTCGGCCACCACCGCGGTGGCATCCATCGAGACCCGCTTTCGCTACAATCCTGATGTTAAGAGCCTAGTGGCGATGGTGCCGGCAGTCATTCCGCTCCTTTTGATGCTGATTCCGGCCATGCTGAGCGCGCTTGCAGTGGTGCGGGAGAAGGAACTGGGCTCTATTGTCAATCTCTATGTCACCCCGGTGACCCGGCTGGAGTTTCTACTGGGCAAACAGCTCCCCTATCTGGCGCTGGCCATGCTTAGCTTTCTGATGTTGAGCCTGCAGGCGGTTTTTGTCTTCGGGGTACCGTTGAAAGGTAGTTTTACGGCCCTTACAGCCGGAGCCTTTCTGTACGTGGCTGTAGCAACCGCCTTTGGTCTGGTGATTTCTACCTTTATGCACAGCCAGATCGCCGCTCTGTTCGGCACCGCCATTTTGACCCTTGTGCCGGCGGTGCAGTTTTCCGGCCTGATTCATCCGGTCTCCTCGCTGGAAGGGGCCGGGGCAGTAATCGGCAGGTTTTATCCGACCACCTATTTTCTGGTTATCACACGGGGTACCTTTTCCAAGGGGCTGGGATTTGCCGACCTCCAGGCATCATTTGTGCCTCTGTTGCTGGCCGTTCCTCTGTTGTTGGCCCTTGCCGCAGCTTTGCTCAGGAAGCAGGAGCTCTGA
- a CDS encoding patatin-like phospholipase family protein → MANCPGRKKRNGASKIGLALGSGSARGLAHLGVIRALEATGIKTDFIAGTSIGALIGAVYASGKLDLLESTFQRFDWKRTASVFDIVFPKSGLIDGAKVSELVRAHIDSEVIESLAIPFCAVATDIQTGEEVVIGQGDVIEAVRASISVPGIFTPTRSNGRLVVDGGLVNPVPVSVVRAMGADIVIAVDLNHQIVTGKNLKPLLANKVTAEGNSMSGQMSRWMDECLCSMHKLKQKLLAQDAPASGQFNSWLSPEPLPNIFELLLASVNIMETSITEYRLRNDKPDMVIRPPLGEFRFLEFNRAEEIIAIGYESAREQLMMLKRSGIMDG, encoded by the coding sequence ATGGCAAATTGCCCAGGCCGCAAGAAACGTAATGGTGCCAGCAAAATAGGGCTGGCGCTTGGTAGCGGTTCAGCTCGTGGTTTGGCACATCTTGGTGTAATCCGTGCGTTGGAAGCAACTGGAATCAAGACGGATTTCATCGCCGGGACCAGTATAGGTGCCTTGATCGGCGCGGTCTACGCCTCCGGAAAATTGGACTTGCTGGAAAGTACCTTTCAAAGATTTGACTGGAAGAGGACAGCCTCCGTCTTTGATATTGTCTTTCCCAAATCAGGGTTGATCGACGGAGCAAAAGTAAGTGAACTGGTACGCGCACATATCGATTCGGAAGTAATTGAGTCGTTGGCGATTCCGTTTTGTGCCGTGGCAACTGATATCCAGACCGGTGAAGAGGTCGTTATAGGCCAAGGCGATGTCATAGAGGCAGTGCGCGCCAGCATTTCAGTGCCAGGCATCTTTACTCCGACCCGCAGTAACGGGCGGCTGGTGGTGGATGGTGGGCTTGTTAATCCGGTCCCGGTCAGTGTTGTCCGTGCCATGGGCGCCGATATCGTAATTGCCGTGGATTTGAACCATCAGATCGTTACCGGGAAGAATCTTAAGCCGTTGCTAGCAAACAAGGTAACAGCCGAAGGCAACAGTATGTCAGGGCAAATGTCGCGTTGGATGGATGAATGCCTCTGCTCGATGCATAAATTGAAACAGAAACTACTCGCTCAGGATGCTCCTGCCTCGGGGCAATTCAACAGTTGGCTTTCACCAGAACCTCTTCCGAACATTTTTGAACTATTGTTGGCCTCGGTCAACATCATGGAGACCAGTATTACTGAATACCGTCTTCGGAATGATAAACCTGACATGGTCATTCGTCCTCCGCTGGGAGAGTTCCGTTTCCTGGAGTTCAACCGGGCAGAGGAGATCATCGCCATTGGGTACGAGAGTGCGCGAGAGCAGCTGATGATGCTAAAACGATCAGGGATTATGGATGGCTAG
- a CDS encoding MFS transporter yields the protein MASSKLPKVAIALGLVSLCMDLSSEMIHSLLPIFMVTALGASALSVGIIEGVAEATAAIAKVFSGVLSDWTARRKPLLLLGYGLATLTKPLFPLANGIGAILTARFIDRIGKGIRGAPRDALIADITPQESRGAAYGLRQSMDTVGAFAGPLFAVGLMAISHDNFRLVFWVAVVPALVCVLLIAFGVEEPDTTQQVGQPSFPISRVNLRRLPIHFWRVVIFAAVLTLARFSEAFLLLRAQDLGMSVTWVPLILIVMNIVYAISAYSLGKLSDNCNRCILLAWGIIFLIMADLILALAANVWVVGIGTALWGLHMGATQGLLATLVSDTAPAGLRGTAFGIFNLISGIALLAASMIAGVFWTAVGPQLTFYAGAAFSSLALAALLLTGLKNLPA from the coding sequence ATGGCTAGCAGCAAATTACCCAAAGTGGCTATCGCCCTCGGCCTGGTGAGTCTTTGCATGGACCTCTCCTCTGAGATGATCCATAGTCTGCTGCCTATCTTCATGGTGACTGCGCTGGGGGCCAGTGCGCTGTCAGTTGGAATTATTGAGGGGGTTGCCGAGGCTACCGCCGCCATCGCCAAGGTGTTCTCCGGGGTGCTCTCTGACTGGACCGCTCGCAGAAAGCCGTTACTGCTGTTGGGATACGGTCTTGCCACCCTGACCAAGCCGCTCTTCCCGCTTGCAAACGGTATCGGTGCTATACTGACTGCACGTTTCATCGACCGTATCGGCAAGGGGATCCGTGGTGCACCACGCGACGCCCTGATCGCTGACATTACCCCGCAGGAAAGCAGGGGGGCAGCCTACGGCCTGCGTCAGTCGATGGATACCGTGGGAGCCTTTGCCGGACCGTTGTTTGCGGTTGGATTAATGGCAATCAGCCACGACAACTTTCGCTTGGTGTTTTGGGTGGCAGTCGTTCCGGCCCTCGTCTGTGTGCTTCTGATTGCCTTTGGTGTTGAGGAACCGGATACGACGCAGCAGGTTGGTCAGCCTAGCTTCCCGATCAGCCGGGTGAATTTGCGACGCCTGCCAATCCATTTCTGGCGGGTGGTCATATTTGCAGCCGTCCTGACCTTAGCACGCTTTTCCGAGGCGTTTCTGTTACTACGCGCACAGGATTTGGGGATGTCTGTCACCTGGGTGCCGCTGATCTTGATCGTTATGAACATCGTCTACGCCATCAGCGCCTACTCCCTTGGTAAGTTGTCCGACAACTGTAACCGATGCATACTGCTTGCCTGGGGCATCATCTTTCTCATCATGGCCGATCTCATACTCGCCCTTGCCGCTAATGTCTGGGTGGTGGGGATTGGCACGGCACTTTGGGGACTGCATATGGGGGCTACCCAGGGTCTGTTGGCTACACTGGTCTCGGATACCGCTCCTGCTGGCTTGCGCGGCACTGCCTTCGGAATCTTCAATCTGATCAGCGGCATTGCGTTACTTGCTGCCAGCATGATCGCCGGTGTGTTCTGGACTGCAGTAGGCCCACAACTGACTTTTTATGCCGGTGCAGCTTTTTCGTCACTGGCTTTGGCAGCCCTGCTACTTACGGGTTTGAAAAATTTGCCAGCTTAA
- a CDS encoding ABC transporter permease, with protein sequence MRVANIMQLGIKELRSLLGDPILLLLIVYAFSFEVYSAAKAMPETLHRAPIAIVDEDRSQLSIRIADAFIAPHFDLPSMITRAEMDRRMDSGLDTFAINIPPNFQRDVLAGRSPAIQLNVDATRMSQAFTGSGYIQSIITTETSAFLQGYRADTGVNVALNLRARFNPELNQFWFGSVMQVINSVTMLSIILTGAALIREREHGTVEHLLVMPVTPFEIMAGKVWAMALVVLTTTACSLILVVQGLLRVPIEGSVALFLAGTALHLFATTSLGIFLGTIARSMPQFGLLMMLVLLPLQILSGSTTPRESMPDIVQWIMLAAPNTHFVMLAQAILYRGAGITVVWPQFAALGLIGAVLFVLSLARFRKTIGTMV encoded by the coding sequence ATGCGGGTTGCCAACATCATGCAGCTTGGCATCAAAGAACTGCGCAGTCTGCTGGGCGATCCCATTCTGCTGCTGTTGATCGTGTATGCCTTCAGCTTCGAGGTCTATTCCGCTGCCAAGGCGATGCCTGAAACCCTGCACCGGGCACCGATTGCCATTGTTGACGAGGATCGTTCGCAGCTTTCTATCCGCATTGCTGATGCCTTTATCGCTCCACATTTTGACCTGCCGTCCATGATCACTCGCGCTGAGATGGACAGACGCATGGATAGTGGTCTTGATACCTTTGCTATCAATATTCCTCCTAACTTTCAGCGGGATGTCCTGGCTGGTCGTTCGCCAGCCATTCAGCTGAATGTTGATGCTACCCGGATGAGTCAGGCTTTTACCGGCAGCGGCTACATCCAGTCCATCATTACCACTGAAACAAGCGCTTTTCTGCAAGGCTATCGAGCCGACACCGGCGTGAATGTCGCACTGAACCTGCGGGCACGCTTCAACCCCGAATTGAACCAGTTCTGGTTCGGCTCAGTCATGCAGGTTATCAACAGTGTTACCATGCTCTCCATTATTCTGACCGGCGCGGCCCTGATTCGCGAGCGGGAGCATGGCACGGTGGAGCACCTGCTGGTGATGCCGGTTACCCCGTTCGAGATCATGGCCGGCAAGGTCTGGGCCATGGCGCTGGTGGTACTGACAACCACCGCCTGCTCGCTGATCCTGGTTGTCCAAGGGCTGCTCAGGGTGCCTATTGAGGGTTCCGTCGCCCTCTTTCTGGCAGGCACCGCCTTGCACCTGTTTGCCACCACCTCCCTTGGCATCTTCCTCGGTACGATCGCCCGTTCCATGCCGCAGTTCGGACTGCTGATGATGCTGGTGCTGTTACCGCTCCAAATCCTTTCGGGCAGTACCACTCCTCGCGAGAGCATGCCGGACATTGTCCAGTGGATCATGCTGGCTGCACCGAACACCCATTTTGTGATGTTGGCCCAGGCCATCCTGTACCGTGGTGCAGGGATTACCGTGGTCTGGCCCCAGTTTGCCGCCCTGGGTTTGATCGGGGCGGTCCTGTTTGTCCTCTCATTGGCACGCTTCCGCAAAACCATCGGTACGATGGTGTGA
- a CDS encoding HlyD family secretion protein, producing MRITQRKMMGVVGLVVVTALGVVFGWYKYFRNNQDAGVTSGNGRIEAVEIDVAAKSAGRVKDILVREGDFVTAGQVVAVMDTETLEAELWQAKAQLQQARSVVATSQSQLAQRQSEKAAALAMVSQREVELVKARQHARRSAELVQNRAIAKQDADDDAALLRSAEAALHAAQAQSSAVDSTIMAARTQIGGAQAAVEAARANVERIQAELRDSTLKSPRDGRVQYKVAQLGEVVGAGGRVLSLVDLSDVYMTFFLPTTEAGKLAMGSEVRLVLDAAPQYVIPARVSFVADVAQFTPKTVETASEREKLMFRVRAQIPPELLKKHITRVKTGLPGVAWVRLDATKPWPARLQIKLPQ from the coding sequence ATGCGCATAACCCAGCGAAAGATGATGGGAGTGGTTGGGCTGGTAGTTGTAACAGCCTTGGGTGTAGTCTTTGGCTGGTACAAATACTTTCGTAACAATCAGGATGCAGGTGTCACGAGCGGCAATGGCCGGATTGAGGCGGTGGAGATCGATGTGGCGGCGAAGTCTGCCGGACGGGTCAAGGACATCCTGGTACGCGAGGGTGATTTTGTAACAGCCGGTCAGGTTGTGGCGGTCATGGATACCGAGACGTTGGAAGCCGAATTATGGCAGGCCAAGGCACAGTTGCAGCAGGCCCGGAGTGTGGTTGCCACGAGCCAGAGCCAGCTTGCTCAACGACAAAGCGAAAAGGCGGCAGCCCTGGCTATGGTTAGCCAGCGGGAAGTTGAGCTGGTCAAGGCCCGCCAGCATGCGCGCCGCTCTGCAGAGTTGGTGCAGAATCGGGCAATTGCAAAGCAGGATGCAGATGACGATGCGGCACTGCTGCGAAGTGCTGAGGCGGCACTCCATGCGGCCCAGGCCCAGAGTTCAGCCGTTGATTCAACCATCATGGCAGCCAGAACCCAGATTGGCGGCGCACAGGCAGCGGTGGAGGCGGCCCGGGCCAATGTCGAGCGGATTCAGGCTGAGCTGCGTGACAGTACCTTGAAGTCCCCCCGCGACGGCCGGGTGCAGTACAAGGTGGCCCAGCTCGGTGAAGTGGTGGGGGCAGGGGGGCGTGTTTTAAGTCTGGTTGACCTGAGCGATGTCTATATGACCTTTTTCCTGCCCACTACTGAAGCAGGCAAGCTGGCGATGGGCAGCGAGGTGCGGCTGGTGCTGGATGCCGCTCCACAGTATGTGATTCCGGCCAGGGTGTCATTTGTTGCCGATGTGGCCCAGTTTACCCCCAAGACAGTGGAGACCGCCAGCGAACGTGAGAAGCTGATGTTCCGGGTGCGGGCCCAGATCCCACCAGAACTGCTGAAAAAACATATCACCCGGGTCAAGACCGGCCTGCCCGGCGTGGCCTGGGTACGGCTTGATGCCACCAAACCCTGGCCAGCCCGTCTGCAGATCAAACTGCCGCAATGA
- a CDS encoding DUF6781 family protein, translating into MVNAEKLEKLVQDATEDEMAAISDKVRMIALQMLSTGQLDSAALKQVISAVVKGAQKGASRRSEQGTQALQQAMQGLDAALAAAAEATQLAIQEAAGRSNEFSRQGLKQTLDDLAALESLFIETLAEAAKSTVGAAQSGMRELMGHFSASGTAVGSQVKTALVQLGSAVADTTREQVEAGADIVRKEGALLAGLAAGILKGIAERLQSTPPSSRRDT; encoded by the coding sequence ATGGTCAATGCTGAAAAGCTGGAAAAATTGGTTCAGGATGCAACCGAGGACGAGATGGCAGCGATTTCCGACAAGGTACGGATGATTGCGCTTCAGATGCTCTCAACCGGTCAGCTGGATTCTGCAGCCCTCAAACAGGTAATCTCTGCAGTGGTGAAAGGCGCCCAAAAGGGGGCCTCCCGTCGTAGTGAGCAGGGGACACAGGCGCTGCAGCAGGCCATGCAGGGGTTGGATGCCGCCTTGGCTGCCGCAGCCGAGGCCACTCAGCTGGCAATCCAGGAGGCCGCTGGCCGCAGTAATGAATTTTCCCGGCAGGGGTTGAAGCAAACGCTGGATGATCTTGCTGCACTGGAATCACTGTTTATTGAAACGCTTGCCGAAGCTGCCAAGAGCACAGTTGGGGCCGCTCAGAGTGGTATGCGCGAGCTGATGGGGCACTTCAGTGCCAGTGGTACGGCTGTGGGGAGCCAGGTTAAAACGGCGCTTGTTCAGCTTGGCAGTGCCGTTGCTGACACGACCCGCGAGCAGGTGGAAGCAGGGGCGGACATTGTGCGTAAGGAGGGTGCCTTGCTTGCCGGACTTGCTGCCGGCATACTCAAGGGGATAGCCGAGCGTCTGCAATCAACACCACCATCCTCACGCCGGGATACGTGA